In Synechococcus sp. HK05, one DNA window encodes the following:
- the psbQ gene encoding photosystem II protein PsbQ, with protein sequence MSALTTRFASALRSLALVALALVLSFGLTACSGGKAKAPTLSTEDIAVIERQAEGFLAARDRLPELATLVNERDWTFTRNLIHGPMQEVGREMLYINQRLLPAERPEANKRADALKNALADLDEAARLQDANKLSKAYIQVASGFGLYAQVLPAQVQADLKQA encoded by the coding sequence ATGTCCGCGCTGACCACCCGGTTTGCATCCGCCCTGCGCAGCCTGGCCCTGGTGGCTCTGGCTCTGGTGCTGAGCTTCGGTCTCACCGCCTGCAGCGGCGGTAAGGCCAAAGCCCCCACCCTCAGCACCGAGGACATCGCCGTGATCGAACGCCAGGCCGAAGGCTTCCTGGCCGCCCGCGATCGCCTGCCCGAGCTGGCCACCCTCGTCAACGAGCGCGACTGGACCTTCACCCGCAACCTGATCCACGGCCCGATGCAGGAAGTGGGCCGAGAGATGCTCTACATCAACCAGCGCCTGCTGCCCGCTGAGCGCCCCGAGGCCAACAAGCGCGCTGACGCCCTCAAGAACGCTCTGGCCGATCTTGATGAAGCCGCCCGCCTGCAGGACGCCAACAAGCTGAGCAAGGCCTACATCCAGGTGGCCAGCGGCTTTGGCCTCTACGCCCAGGTGCTGCCGGCCCAGGTGCAGGCCGACCTCAAGCAGGCCTGA
- the purU gene encoding formyltetrahydrofolate deformylase produces MTAATAILQMICPDQPGLVRELSGWVAGNGGNIVHADHHSDQGAGLFLSRIEWQLEGFGLPREAIAPAAAALAERLNGEQTVTFSDEKPAVAIFVSKQDHCLLDLLWRVRTGELPMRVPLVIANHPDLGSIAEEFGARFEHVPISNANREEAEARHLELLAEHGIELVILAKYMQVLTPRFLAAFDPPDAFHRVINIHHSFLPAFMGAQPYHRAWERGVKLIGATGHYVTDELDAGPIIAQSTVNVSHRDEVEDLIRKGRDTERLALARAVRLHLKRQVMVYRGRTAVFE; encoded by the coding sequence ATGACGGCTGCCACGGCCATCCTTCAGATGATCTGCCCGGATCAGCCCGGCCTGGTGCGGGAGCTCTCCGGCTGGGTCGCGGGCAATGGCGGCAACATCGTGCATGCCGATCACCACAGCGATCAGGGGGCCGGGCTGTTTCTGAGCCGCATTGAGTGGCAGCTCGAGGGGTTTGGCCTGCCCCGCGAGGCGATTGCTCCGGCCGCGGCGGCCCTGGCGGAGCGCCTCAACGGCGAACAAACCGTCACCTTCTCCGATGAGAAGCCCGCCGTGGCGATCTTTGTGAGCAAGCAAGACCATTGCCTGCTGGATCTCCTCTGGCGCGTGCGCACCGGTGAGTTGCCGATGCGGGTGCCTCTGGTGATCGCCAACCATCCCGACCTGGGATCAATCGCCGAAGAGTTTGGCGCCCGCTTTGAGCACGTTCCGATCAGCAATGCCAACCGCGAAGAGGCCGAAGCCCGCCACCTGGAGCTGCTGGCGGAGCACGGCATCGAGCTGGTGATCCTGGCGAAATACATGCAGGTGCTCACACCGCGCTTTCTCGCGGCCTTCGACCCCCCGGATGCCTTCCACCGGGTGATCAACATCCACCACTCCTTCCTGCCGGCCTTCATGGGCGCGCAGCCTTATCACCGGGCCTGGGAGCGGGGCGTGAAGCTGATCGGTGCCACCGGCCACTACGTGACCGATGAACTCGATGCGGGCCCGATCATTGCCCAATCGACCGTGAACGTGAGCCACCGCGATGAGGTGGAGGATCTGATTCGCAAGGGCCGCGACACCGAACGCCTCGCCCTGGCCCGGGCGGTGCGTCTGCATCTCAAACGCCAGGTGATGGTGTATCGCGGACGTACGGCGGTGTTCGAGTGA